A window of the Pseudomonas furukawaii genome harbors these coding sequences:
- the pap gene encoding polyphosphate:AMP phosphotransferase, with amino-acid sequence MFESAEIGHSIDKETYEKAVLELREALLEAQFELSQQARFPVLILINGIEGAGKGETVKLLNEWMDPRLINVESFLRPTDEELSRPPQWRFWRKLPPKGRIGIFFGNWYSQMLHARVEGDIKDARLDQAIHDTENFERMLCDEGALIFKFWFHLSKKQLKERLKTLEKDPQRSWQLNPLDWKQSEVYDRFVRFGERVLRRTSRDYAPWYVIEGYDENYRSLSVGRIILEGLQAALKRKDRAQPHPHAAPLVASLDNRSLLASLDLGLKLDKDDYKEQLATEQARLNGLMRDKRMRGHALMAVFEGNDAAGKGGAIRRVTGALDPRQYRTVPIAAPTEEERAQPYLWRFWRHVPARGQFTIFDRSWYGRVLVERVEGFCSQADWLRAYGEINDFEEQLHNYGIVLVKFWLSIDRETQMARFKEREEIPFKRYKITEDDWRNRDKWDHYVDAVGDMVDRTSTEIAPWTLVEANDKRYARVKVLRTLNQALEAAFAKD; translated from the coding sequence ATGTTCGAATCCGCCGAGATCGGCCACTCCATCGACAAGGAAACTTATGAAAAGGCCGTTCTGGAGCTGCGCGAGGCCTTGCTGGAGGCCCAGTTCGAGCTCAGCCAGCAGGCCCGCTTCCCGGTGCTCATCCTGATCAACGGCATCGAGGGCGCCGGCAAGGGCGAAACGGTGAAGCTGCTCAACGAGTGGATGGACCCGCGCCTGATCAATGTGGAGAGCTTCCTCCGTCCCACCGACGAGGAGCTGTCACGGCCGCCGCAGTGGCGCTTCTGGCGCAAGCTGCCGCCCAAGGGGCGCATCGGCATCTTTTTCGGCAACTGGTACAGCCAGATGCTCCACGCGCGGGTCGAGGGGGACATCAAGGACGCCCGCCTCGACCAGGCCATCCACGACACCGAGAACTTCGAGCGGATGCTCTGCGACGAAGGGGCGCTGATCTTCAAGTTCTGGTTCCACCTGTCCAAGAAGCAGTTGAAGGAGCGGCTCAAGACCCTGGAGAAGGATCCCCAGCGGAGCTGGCAGCTGAACCCCCTGGACTGGAAGCAGAGCGAGGTCTACGACCGCTTCGTGCGCTTCGGCGAGCGGGTCCTGCGGCGCACCAGCCGCGATTACGCGCCCTGGTACGTGATCGAGGGTTACGACGAGAACTACCGCAGCCTGAGTGTCGGCCGCATCATCCTGGAGGGCCTGCAGGCCGCCCTCAAGCGCAAGGACCGCGCCCAGCCGCACCCTCACGCCGCACCGCTGGTGGCCAGCCTGGACAACCGCAGCCTGCTGGCCAGCCTGGACCTCGGGCTCAAGCTGGACAAGGACGACTACAAGGAGCAACTGGCCACCGAACAGGCCCGGCTCAATGGCCTGATGCGCGACAAGCGCATGCGCGGCCATGCCCTGATGGCGGTGTTCGAAGGCAATGACGCGGCGGGCAAGGGCGGGGCCATCCGCCGCGTCACCGGCGCCCTGGACCCGCGCCAGTACCGCACCGTCCCCATCGCCGCGCCCACCGAAGAGGAGCGCGCCCAGCCCTACCTGTGGCGTTTCTGGCGCCATGTTCCGGCTCGGGGGCAGTTCACCATCTTCGACCGCTCCTGGTACGGCCGGGTGCTGGTGGAGCGGGTCGAGGGCTTCTGTTCCCAGGCCGACTGGCTGCGCGCCTACGGCGAGATCAACGACTTCGAGGAGCAGTTGCACAACTACGGCATCGTGCTGGTGAAGTTCTGGCTGTCCATCGACCGGGAAACCCAGATGGCGCGCTTCAAGGAGCGTGAGGAGATCCCCTTCAAGCGCTACAAGATCACCGAGGATGACTGGCGCAACCGCGACAAATGGGACCACTACGTCGACGCGGTGGGCGACATGGTGGACCGCACCAGCACCGAGATCGCGCCCTGGACCCTGGTGGAGGCGAACGACAAGCGCTACGCCCGCGTCAAGGTGCTGCGTACCCTTAACCAGGCGCTGGAGGCGGCCTTCGCCAAGGACTGA
- a CDS encoding thiolase family protein produces the protein MREVVIVDSVRTGLAKSFRGKFNMTRPDDMAAHCVNALLARNDLDPALVDDCVVGAGSNEGAQGHNIGRNVAVLSGLGIGVAGMTLNRYCSSGLQAIAIAANQIASGCSDVMVAGGVESITLTLKSINQDNFVNPRLKLEHAGIYYPMGQTAEIVARRYNVSREAQDLYALQSQQRTARAQAEGLFDDEIVPMSVKYLVEDKASGEKRVLDGVVDRDDCNRADTTLEGLASLKPVFSEDGSVTAGNSSQLSDGASMTLLMSLDKAIELGLKPRAFFRGFAVAGCEPDEMGIGPIYSVPKLLKARGLSVDDIDLWELNEAFASQCLYARDHLGIDNEKYNVNGGSISIGHPFGMTGSRQVGHLVRELQRRGKRYGIVTMCVGGGMGATGLFEAYR, from the coding sequence ATGCGTGAAGTGGTGATAGTCGACAGCGTCCGGACCGGCCTGGCCAAGTCCTTCCGTGGCAAGTTCAACATGACCCGGCCCGATGACATGGCCGCCCACTGCGTTAACGCGCTGCTGGCGCGCAACGACCTCGATCCCGCCCTGGTGGACGACTGCGTGGTGGGGGCCGGTTCCAACGAGGGCGCCCAGGGCCACAACATCGGCCGCAACGTGGCGGTGCTGTCCGGCCTCGGGATCGGCGTTGCCGGCATGACCCTGAACCGCTACTGCTCCTCCGGCCTGCAGGCCATCGCCATCGCCGCCAACCAGATCGCCTCCGGCTGCAGCGATGTAATGGTGGCCGGCGGCGTCGAGTCCATCACCCTGACCCTGAAGAGCATCAACCAGGACAACTTCGTCAACCCGCGCCTGAAGCTGGAGCACGCCGGCATCTACTACCCCATGGGGCAGACCGCCGAGATCGTCGCCCGGCGCTACAACGTCAGCCGCGAGGCCCAGGACCTCTATGCGCTGCAGAGCCAGCAGCGCACCGCCCGCGCCCAGGCCGAGGGCCTGTTCGACGATGAAATCGTGCCGATGAGCGTGAAGTACCTCGTCGAGGACAAGGCCAGCGGCGAGAAGCGGGTGCTGGACGGCGTGGTGGATCGCGACGACTGCAACCGCGCCGATACCACCCTGGAAGGCCTGGCGTCGCTGAAGCCGGTGTTCTCCGAGGACGGTTCGGTCACCGCCGGCAACTCCTCGCAGCTGTCCGACGGCGCCTCCATGACCCTGCTGATGAGCCTGGACAAGGCCATCGAGCTGGGCCTCAAGCCCCGCGCCTTCTTCCGTGGCTTCGCCGTGGCCGGTTGCGAGCCCGACGAGATGGGCATCGGCCCGATCTACTCGGTGCCCAAGCTGCTCAAGGCCCGTGGCCTGTCGGTGGACGACATCGACCTGTGGGAGCTGAACGAAGCCTTCGCCTCGCAGTGCCTGTATGCCCGTGACCACCTGGGCATCGACAACGAGAAGTACAACGTCAACGGCGGCTCCATTTCCATCGGCCACCCCTTCGGCATGACCGGTTCGCGCCAGGTGGGTCACCTGGTGCGCGAGCTGCAGCGTCGCGGCAAGCGCTACGGCATCGTCACCATGTGCGTGGGCGGTGGCATGGGCGCCACAGGGCTGTTCGAGGCCTATCGCTGA
- a CDS encoding N-acetylglutaminylglutamine amidotransferase, producing MCGIAGELRFDKTLADLAAVERITHKMAPRGPDSQGFHSQGPIALGHRRLKIMDLADASGQPMLDPHLGLAMVFNGSIYNYPELRAELLGLGYRFFSEGDTEVLLKAWHAWGKDMLPKLNGMFALAIWERDTQRLFLARDRLGIKPLYLSRTDRRLRFASSLPALLQGGDLDTSLDPQALNFYLNFHSVVPAPRTLVKGVEKLPPASWMQVDADGNLSQGLWWQLDYGPREDELNLGFDDWRDRLLGSLRDAVAIRQRAAREVGVLLSGGVDSSLLVGLLAESGVERLPTFSIGFQDAGGERGDEFEYSDLIARHYGTRHQQLRIGEHEVLEQLPAAFDAMSEPMVSHDCIAFYLLSREVSKHCKVVQSGQGADELFGGYHWYPPLADTRDPFNSYRAAFFDRSHTEYQSTVTPAWLTDDLAGDYVRQHFERPGALDPVDKALRLDSTLMLVDDPVKRVDNMTMAWGLEARVPFLDYRVAELSARIPSRFKLGDGGKAVLKAAARQVIPAAVIDRPKGYFPVPGLKHLEGRTREWVRELLLDPSQDRGLFQATMLERLLASPAEDITPLRGSKLWQMAALNLWLNQQGL from the coding sequence ATGTGCGGCATAGCTGGAGAACTTCGTTTCGACAAAACACTGGCCGATCTTGCAGCGGTCGAACGCATCACCCACAAAATGGCGCCTCGCGGCCCCGACAGCCAGGGTTTCCACAGTCAGGGCCCCATAGCGCTGGGCCATCGCCGGCTGAAGATCATGGATCTCGCCGACGCCTCAGGCCAACCCATGCTGGACCCTCACCTGGGCCTGGCCATGGTCTTCAATGGTTCCATCTATAACTATCCAGAGCTACGCGCCGAACTCCTTGGCCTGGGCTACCGCTTCTTCTCCGAAGGCGATACCGAGGTGCTGCTCAAGGCCTGGCACGCCTGGGGCAAGGACATGCTGCCCAAGCTCAACGGCATGTTCGCCCTGGCCATCTGGGAGCGCGATACCCAGCGCCTGTTCCTCGCCCGCGACCGTCTCGGCATCAAGCCCCTGTACCTCTCGCGCACCGACCGGCGCCTGCGCTTCGCCTCCAGCCTGCCGGCCCTGCTCCAGGGCGGCGACCTGGATACCAGCCTGGACCCGCAGGCGCTCAACTTCTACCTCAACTTCCACTCCGTGGTGCCGGCCCCGCGCACCCTGGTCAAGGGCGTGGAGAAACTGCCCCCGGCCAGCTGGATGCAGGTGGACGCCGACGGCAACCTCAGCCAGGGCCTCTGGTGGCAACTGGACTACGGCCCCCGCGAGGACGAACTGAACCTCGGCTTCGACGACTGGCGCGACCGCCTGCTCGGCAGCCTGCGCGACGCCGTCGCCATCCGCCAGCGCGCCGCCCGCGAAGTGGGCGTGCTGCTCTCCGGTGGCGTGGACTCCAGCCTGCTGGTGGGCCTGTTGGCGGAGTCCGGCGTGGAGCGGTTGCCCACCTTTTCCATCGGTTTCCAGGATGCCGGTGGCGAGCGCGGCGACGAATTCGAGTATTCCGACCTGATCGCCCGCCACTACGGCACCCGCCACCAGCAGCTGCGCATCGGCGAACACGAAGTGCTGGAGCAGTTGCCCGCCGCCTTCGACGCCATGAGCGAACCCATGGTGAGCCACGACTGCATCGCCTTCTACCTGCTCTCCCGCGAGGTCTCGAAGCACTGCAAGGTGGTGCAGAGCGGCCAGGGTGCCGACGAACTCTTCGGCGGCTACCACTGGTACCCGCCCCTGGCGGACACCCGGGATCCGTTCAACAGCTACCGCGCCGCCTTCTTCGACCGCAGCCACACCGAATACCAGTCCACCGTGACCCCCGCCTGGCTCACCGACGACCTGGCCGGCGACTACGTGCGCCAGCACTTCGAGCGCCCCGGCGCCCTCGACCCGGTGGACAAGGCGCTGCGCCTGGACAGCACCCTGATGCTGGTGGACGACCCGGTGAAACGGGTGGACAACATGACCATGGCCTGGGGCCTGGAGGCGCGGGTGCCCTTCCTCGACTACCGCGTGGCCGAACTGTCCGCGCGCATACCGTCACGCTTCAAGCTGGGCGACGGCGGCAAGGCGGTGCTCAAGGCCGCCGCGCGCCAGGTCATTCCCGCCGCGGTGATCGACCGGCCCAAGGGCTACTTCCCGGTGCCGGGCCTGAAGCACCTTGAGGGTCGCACCCGCGAATGGGTGCGTGAACTGCTGCTGGACCCGAGCCAGGACCGGGGCCTGTTCCAGGCCACGATGCTCGAGCGCCTGCTGGCCAGCCCGGCGGAAGACATCACCCCGCTGCGCGGTTCCAAGCTCTGGCAGATGGCCGCCCTCAACCTCTGGCTCAACCAACAGGGACTCTGA
- a CDS encoding DUF6316 family protein yields the protein MFGRRAVDMAPGTHYRSERVSAVNGQYFFSTREGTLEGPFFTRVDAEREIALYIRRIQQASALMALSGR from the coding sequence ATGTTCGGTCGACGCGCAGTAGACATGGCGCCAGGCACCCACTACCGCAGTGAACGTGTCAGCGCCGTCAACGGGCAATACTTCTTCTCCACGCGGGAGGGAACCCTGGAAGGTCCCTTCTTCACACGGGTGGACGCGGAGCGGGAAATCGCCCTCTATATCCGCCGCATCCAACAGGCCAGTGCGCTGATGGCCCTGAGTGGACGATGA
- the mnmC gene encoding bifunctional tRNA (5-methylaminomethyl-2-thiouridine)(34)-methyltransferase MnmD/FAD-dependent 5-carboxymethylaminomethyl-2-thiouridine(34) oxidoreductase MnmC — MSDFHHARLDWDDQGQPLSREFDDVYFSPASGIEETRHVFLAGNDLPRRFAALPAGGRFTLGETGFGTGLNFLCTWQLFEREAPQDARLHFVSVEKFPLTRDDLRRALALWPELAPQADPLLDQYLAVHPGFQRFNLADGRVTLTLLIGDALDCLPELDAPIDAWFLDGFAPAKNPEMWSPALFAELARLSHPGTTLATFTAAGFVRRALKDAGFAIRRTPGFGKKWEMSQGRYEGPARTDGKPWFARPDFVPARREALVIGAGLAGCASAASLAARGWQVTLLERHDAPAREASGNPQGVLYLKLSAHGTPLSRLILSGFGHTRRLLQRLRPGSDWQPCGVLQLAFDDKEAQRQAKLADAFPSDLLRPLDRAEAEALAGVELPAGGLFYPEAGWVHPPALCRALVAHPRIRLVTHREALELRREHGQWQALAGNDLIAEAPVVVLAGAAEVTRFPQAAGLALKRIRGQISRLPATADSARLATVVCAEGYVAPPREGEHTLGASFDFHATDLEPSVAEHAGNLRLLEEISPDLVRRLDAENLDPATLEGRAAFRCTTPDYLPIVGPLADADAFAEAYAVLARDARQVPDVPAPWHEGLYLNSAHGSRGLITAPLAGELLAAWLDDEPLPVPRSVAEACHPNRFALRRLIRGQKG; from the coding sequence ATGTCCGACTTCCATCACGCCCGACTCGACTGGGACGACCAGGGCCAGCCGCTGTCCCGCGAGTTCGACGATGTCTACTTCTCCCCCGCCTCGGGCATCGAGGAAACCCGCCATGTCTTCCTCGCCGGCAACGACCTGCCACGGCGCTTCGCCGCGCTGCCGGCGGGCGGACGCTTCACCCTGGGTGAAACCGGCTTCGGCACCGGCCTGAACTTCCTCTGCACCTGGCAGCTGTTCGAGCGCGAAGCGCCGCAGGACGCCCGCCTGCACTTCGTCAGCGTGGAAAAATTCCCCCTCACCCGCGACGACCTGCGGCGCGCCCTCGCCCTCTGGCCGGAGCTGGCGCCCCAGGCCGACCCGTTGCTGGACCAGTACCTCGCCGTCCACCCCGGCTTCCAGCGCTTCAACCTGGCCGACGGCCGCGTCACCCTGACCCTGCTGATCGGCGATGCCCTGGACTGCCTGCCGGAACTGGATGCCCCCATCGACGCCTGGTTCCTCGACGGCTTCGCGCCGGCGAAGAACCCGGAGATGTGGTCTCCGGCGCTCTTCGCCGAACTGGCGCGGCTGTCCCATCCGGGCACCACCCTGGCCACCTTCACGGCCGCCGGTTTCGTGCGCCGGGCCCTTAAGGACGCCGGCTTCGCCATCCGGCGCACCCCGGGATTCGGCAAGAAGTGGGAGATGAGCCAGGGGCGCTACGAGGGCCCCGCCCGCACTGACGGCAAACCCTGGTTCGCCCGCCCCGATTTCGTACCGGCACGCCGCGAGGCCCTGGTCATCGGCGCCGGCCTCGCCGGTTGCGCCAGCGCCGCGAGCCTCGCCGCCCGTGGCTGGCAGGTGACCCTGCTGGAACGCCACGACGCCCCCGCCCGGGAAGCCTCGGGCAATCCCCAGGGCGTGCTCTACCTCAAGCTGTCCGCCCATGGCACGCCCCTGTCACGGCTCATCCTCAGCGGTTTCGGCCATACCCGGCGGCTGTTGCAACGGCTGCGGCCCGGCAGCGACTGGCAGCCCTGCGGCGTGCTGCAGCTGGCCTTCGACGACAAGGAAGCCCAGCGCCAGGCGAAGCTCGCCGATGCCTTCCCGAGCGACCTGCTGCGTCCGCTGGACCGCGCCGAGGCCGAGGCCCTGGCCGGTGTCGAACTGCCCGCCGGCGGCCTGTTCTACCCGGAGGCCGGCTGGGTCCACCCGCCGGCGCTGTGCCGCGCACTCGTCGCGCATCCCCGCATCCGCCTGGTCACCCACCGCGAAGCCCTGGAACTTCGCCGTGAGCATGGCCAGTGGCAGGCCCTGGCCGGAAACGACCTCATCGCCGAGGCCCCGGTGGTGGTGCTCGCGGGCGCCGCCGAGGTCACCCGCTTCCCCCAGGCCGCCGGCCTGGCCCTCAAGCGCATTCGCGGCCAGATCAGCCGCCTGCCGGCCACCGCCGACAGCGCCCGGCTCGCCACCGTGGTCTGTGCCGAAGGCTATGTGGCACCGCCCCGCGAGGGCGAACACACCCTCGGTGCCAGCTTCGATTTCCACGCCACGGACCTCGAACCAAGCGTCGCCGAACATGCCGGTAACCTTCGGCTACTTGAAGAGATATCACCCGATCTTGTACGCCGCCTGGATGCCGAGAACCTGGACCCGGCCACACTCGAAGGCCGCGCCGCCTTTCGCTGCACGACGCCGGACTACCTGCCCATCGTCGGCCCCCTGGCGGACGCGGACGCCTTCGCCGAGGCCTACGCCGTGCTGGCCCGGGACGCCCGCCAGGTGCCGGACGTTCCCGCGCCCTGGCATGAAGGGCTGTACCTGAACAGCGCCCACGGCTCCCGGGGGCTGATCACCGCGCCGCTCGCCGGCGAGCTCTTGGCCGCCTGGCTGGATGACGAACCCTTGCCGGTGCCGCGTAGCGTGGCCGAGGCCTGCCACCCCAACCGATTCGCCCTGCGCCGGCTGATTCGCGGGCAGAAGGGCTGA
- a CDS encoding DMT family transporter: MHITSGRWVYGLLLALVTAVLWGVLPIWLKEVLQTMDPITVTWYRLVVAGALLFVYLGASRRLPAFRPLGKRGGGLVALAVFGLTGNYVCYLLGLKMLSPGTTQLVIQVAPILFLLSSLFIFKESFSLGQALGLVVTVLGFGLFFNERLEELLTSMSQYTLGVLVILLSAFVWTFYGLAQKQLLSQWSSAQVMMVIYLGCAALLTPWAHPLELFALSPLQGWLLLACCLNTLVAYGAFAEALAHWEASRVSATLAITPLVTFASVALCASLWPDHVQPEQVNWIAYVGAVLVVVGSALTALAPSLLRSWRTRREAAALAAGE, translated from the coding sequence ATGCACATCACGTCCGGCCGTTGGGTATACGGCCTGCTCCTTGCCCTGGTCACGGCCGTCCTCTGGGGTGTGCTGCCCATCTGGCTGAAGGAGGTCCTGCAGACCATGGACCCCATCACCGTGACCTGGTACCGGCTGGTGGTCGCGGGGGCCCTGCTGTTCGTCTACCTGGGCGCCAGTCGGCGGCTGCCGGCGTTCCGCCCCCTGGGCAAGCGCGGCGGCGGGCTGGTGGCGCTGGCGGTGTTCGGGCTCACCGGCAACTACGTCTGCTACCTCCTGGGCCTGAAGATGCTCAGCCCCGGCACCACCCAGCTGGTGATCCAGGTGGCGCCCATCCTCTTCCTGCTGAGCAGCCTGTTCATCTTCAAGGAGAGCTTCAGCCTGGGGCAGGCCCTGGGGCTGGTGGTCACGGTGCTGGGCTTCGGCCTGTTCTTCAACGAGCGCCTGGAGGAGCTGCTGACGTCCATGAGCCAGTACACCCTCGGCGTGCTGGTGATCCTGTTGTCGGCCTTCGTCTGGACCTTCTATGGACTGGCGCAGAAGCAACTGCTCAGCCAGTGGAGCTCGGCCCAGGTGATGATGGTGATCTACCTCGGCTGCGCCGCCTTGCTGACGCCCTGGGCCCATCCCCTGGAGCTGTTCGCCCTGAGCCCCTTGCAGGGGTGGCTGCTGCTGGCCTGCTGCCTCAACACCCTGGTGGCCTACGGCGCCTTCGCCGAGGCCCTGGCCCACTGGGAAGCGTCCCGGGTCAGCGCCACCCTGGCCATCACCCCGCTGGTGACCTTCGCCAGCGTCGCCCTCTGTGCCAGCCTCTGGCCGGACCATGTGCAGCCGGAGCAGGTCAACTGGATCGCCTACGTCGGCGCGGTGCTGGTGGTGGTGGGTTCGGCCCTCACCGCGCTGGCGCCATCGCTGCTGCGCAGCTGGCGGACGCGGCGCGAGGCGGCGGCACTGGCAGCGGGGGAGTGA
- a CDS encoding MarR family winged helix-turn-helix transcriptional regulator: MTEDLYPKVLADAYALAVFKGLRRLQQVTEVHAKRLARYGELTPVQLLILRILAGHGELTASQLAREVSLTQASLSGVLDRLESRGLLMRRRDERDRRKHWLVLAAAGREALEKAPPLLPEHVLERFAGLLEWERHALLAALLRAAELFDTPEEEEE; encoded by the coding sequence ATGACCGAAGACCTCTATCCCAAGGTCTTGGCCGATGCCTACGCGCTGGCCGTTTTCAAGGGCCTGCGGCGCCTGCAGCAGGTCACCGAGGTTCACGCCAAGCGGCTGGCCCGCTACGGCGAACTCACCCCCGTCCAGTTGCTGATCCTGCGCATCCTCGCCGGCCATGGCGAGCTGACCGCCAGTCAGCTGGCGCGGGAGGTGAGCCTGACCCAGGCGTCCCTGTCCGGCGTGCTGGATCGCCTGGAAAGCCGTGGCCTTCTGATGCGTCGGCGGGATGAGCGGGACCGGCGCAAGCACTGGCTGGTGCTGGCGGCGGCCGGGCGCGAGGCGCTGGAGAAGGCGCCGCCGCTGCTGCCCGAGCATGTTCTGGAGCGTTTCGCCGGCCTGCTGGAGTGGGAGCGGCATGCGCTGCTGGCGGCCCTGCTGCGGGCCGCCGAGCTGTTCGATACGCCGGAGGAGGAAGAGGAGTAG